ACATAATGACCTCCTCTAATTGGAGATAAGATATCAGTAGCGTTGACAGGGTGTGTTGATAATACCATGGCCATTATTTTCAGCAGTCTACTGTCAAGAGTAAGAAGATAATATCCTTCATCTATACATACTGATTGAGTGACTCGCCATTTTATATCATAGTTCTTACTCATAAATATACCACATATATAATCCATCTAAGTTTTGCTTTTCCTTCCCTGGCCGGGAATTATTTAATAACATTACACTTAAAACAAATTAGTAATACGTGATATTAACTGTCAAGTCAGCCTGATAACGTCCCGGTGCTAATGAGGTGGCACTTGGATTTAAGTTTAATGGGTAAACCTTTAGCGAACTGTCGTATACGCCCGATCGCACCTCTGCATCTTTCATCGCCAGCAAATCTGTAGTGTTAGATAAATCGATTATCCGCTCACCATTACGCTTCCATCGGATAAGAAGGGCGATGTTTGCCATAGTAGTATTTATTAAACCATTCGCTGCATTCTGAAAGCCAGGTTTGGCTGATGTAAATGAAATCGTTAACGCACCGAGCTTAGCACCTTTAGTGCAATCGATTATCAGTGGTACATCCGTGTAACTGATGCGGTCAATGATCTTCCCCTGGTCATTCATTAGCGGCAAATTATATGTCCCAGAAAAACCTGTTCCGCCATTAACAATACAATTGGCATGTGTAATTCTCATTTTCACCCCAATATTTGATGTCGTACCACCGGCAACCGCGGCTAGCGAATACATTGATAACAGTACAATCATTGAGCAAAACAAAAGCAGTTTTCTAATCATAGGTCAGCCTTAAAATAATGGATGTGTTAATTTTCCCTGCTGCTATTTCCTCTGCCTGGATGGGCAATAACTTAAACCTTAAATCAATGACTTTTTCACCATATGGATAATCCTGATTAAAATTCAGGACACCATAAAGCCCCATTTTCACTATACCGATACCAATACCATTCAACCCTGATTTCATTATTGACTTACCATAGTGAGTTTGACCTGACACGATTCCCAGCGTAGGAACGAACCTCATCTGAGTATTTGCCTCCGTCAAATCACAGTTGCGTGTAAAGTTAATTGATTTCTCTATATTACCAGCAACTATATCATGTGTAGTGATGGGACCAAAGTTGACCTCAGAAGAGATACTAATAGAGCAGGTCGCTTCTGTAATTGCGCCATTTATATTCACGACAGTATCCGTCGCCCTGGCATTTACGCTGTGAACAAAAAGTACCACGACAAAAAAACACATAATAAATGGCATTATTTAAACTCCCGTAAAATATAACTAATCGTAAGATAATCGAATAATTAGCGTTGTATCAATATTACCAATAGCAATATTTTCTGAAGGTATAGCTACAGGCTTTATTTTAAGCCGCAGAGCTTTCATACCGCCACCATTAGGTATTTCAGTGGCAGGCAAGGTATGTTCAGTATTGAATGATAAGTTTTGTAAACCCAACCACTGCAGTAAGGGCAATTTAAAACCGACCCCAGCCAGGCCTGATTGCATCGTTTTATTGTCACCCACAACGATCGCACGGGGAATAAACGAGAGTTTCATGTTCGTTGCCTTCCAGTCACAATCAATCTTCATATTGATATCTTTTTCCGGAACGGTGTTATTATTAATGTCTAACGCGGTGACAGAACCAAAATTCACTACTGTATCAGCCATAAAAGAGCAGGTCGATGACGTTATGGTTCCCTTAATTGGGACATTAACCATTGCCGTTGATGCCATTAAACAGGGAGAAAAGACTGACATTAATAGTAGGATTCTTTTCATATTTTAACCTTAATCATACTGAACGCTGATCGCCAGGCTGGTATTAACATTACCTGCCGCAATATCTTCGCCAGTAATATAGAAAGGTTTAAGCGCAATTTTGCCCCCTAAGCCATAAGGTGATGCCGTTGACGACGTATTTGCCCAGGTTTGCTGTACACCAAAAGGTGTATCAGTCAATGTGCCCGAAGTGGTGTTAGCAAACTGTAACTTAAATCCTAACCCCGTCTTACCTGAGCGCATCACACTGGCATTACCGGTAACGGTTCCGTCAGTAGGGGTGAATGTCACTTTGACCTGTTTAGCAATCCAGTCACAGTTCAGTGCAAGGCTAACTTCTTTGGCATTAATTTTGTTGTGGCCAATGTCCGCTGCGGTCAGAGTATTAAAGTTAATTTCTGTCGGTGTTGGTACAATGGTACAGGTTGCTCCTGTAACGTTGGCTTTAATCGCTACAGACGTATCTGCAGTTTTTGCATATACATTTGTTGCTGCACTCAACAAAACAACAGCTGGAATGATATTTTTCATATAACACCTTTAATTTAAATATAAGTTAACTGAATCGTCATAGAGGTATTGAAACCCCCTTTGGTTAAGGTACCGTTCGTACCCAGGACCATCCTGACGGATGTCGTTCCTGGCGATGGCCAAACTATTTTATTATTAAAATCGATATTATTACTCCCTAAACCAGGTAATGAAATTGTGTACATTACACTGGCGTTACTGGTTAATGCAGCATTATTTCTACCACTTACCGTGCCATTTCGCGGAACGAACATCAGCTCAACTCGTGAAACATTATGGCAAGAAGCAGTAATATCAAAAGCTCTGGTTCTTAAATTCTGGCTACCGTTTAAAAAATCATTTCTGTTGATATCTCCAAAATTAAGTTCTGTGGGAGCATTTAATGTACATGTGGGATTAATAAGATTTGCCCCCACGATTATGCTTAAACTACTATTCTTAGCTAATACACCATGACTACATAGCAGTAATATAAACATAATTGTTTTTAGCATCACTGTATCCTATGTATAGGTCAACTCAGCATTAAGCACTACGGATACTGTCCCTGAGGAGATTGTTCCGTTGCTGCTTTTTTTTACGAGTTTAAATTTTATTTTGTATCCAGAACCACTCAGGTTTTTTAAATTATAGTCGGCGTTGAATTGCATCCGGGCGTTATTAAAAAAAGGAAGAATAGCAACGTTATGCCCAGCATCTAAAAAATCACCTCCAGTACCCGCCGTACTCGCGGGGGAAGAGAAACGTAAATTCGCTGACTGTAAAGCACTAATCGCATTATTCCCGATTAACTCTGGCATGGAGGTATCAAGACGACATGTTAGCGTCAGATCGGATTCGATTTCAGGCCCCTCAGTAAGAGTTAAAGTTGTGATATTAACATTACCAAAACTTAAATTACTTCCCCTGCTGGATGCAATATTACATGTAAACTCGCGAAACTTAACAGAGAGATTAATCGTCGTACTTGTTATTTTAGCGGCTGCCTCAACAGTAACGAAGCATAGTAAAGACAAACAAACAAGCATTACGCGCATTACATCAACTCCGTTTAGTTATAGCTAATCTCAAAAGTTACCGCACCATTCCAGTCGGCACTATTTCCTTGAGACGTTCCGTACTTGTATGGATAAATAGGTATAGGAATATTATTTAATGTATTAATATTTAAAGCACTGCCCGTCTGGAACCTTAACCCCCAGCCATTTCCGATGCGCAAGCCAAAACTATTAGATGATGCAAGCCATTCATTATTTGCAGTTGTCGATGATACTGCATTCATTCTGGCAGAACCTGAAATAATAAATGATGGATAATTTGAAGTC
The Salmonella bongori NCTC 12419 DNA segment above includes these coding regions:
- a CDS encoding fimbrial protein — protein: MLKTIMFILLLCSHGVLAKNSSLSIIVGANLINPTCTLNAPTELNFGDINRNDFLNGSQNLRTRAFDITASCHNVSRVELMFVPRNGTVSGRNNAALTSNASVMYTISLPGLGSNNIDFNNKIVWPSPGTTSVRMVLGTNGTLTKGGFNTSMTIQLTYI
- a CDS encoding fimbrial protein, which codes for MKNIIPAVVLLSAATNVYAKTADTSVAIKANVTGATCTIVPTPTEINFNTLTAADIGHNKINAKEVSLALNCDWIAKQVKVTFTPTDGTVTGNASVMRSGKTGLGFKLQFANTTSGTLTDTPFGVQQTWANTSSTASPYGLGGKIALKPFYITGEDIAAGNVNTSLAISVQYD
- a CDS encoding fimbrial protein, translating into MPFIMCFFVVVLFVHSVNARATDTVVNINGAITEATCSISISSEVNFGPITTHDIVAGNIEKSINFTRNCDLTEANTQMRFVPTLGIVSGQTHYGKSIMKSGLNGIGIGIVKMGLYGVLNFNQDYPYGEKVIDLRFKLLPIQAEEIAAGKINTSIILRLTYD
- a CDS encoding fimbrial protein translates to MKRILLLMSVFSPCLMASTAMVNVPIKGTITSSTCSFMADTVVNFGSVTALDINNNTVPEKDINMKIDCDWKATNMKLSFIPRAIVVGDNKTMQSGLAGVGFKLPLLQWLGLQNLSFNTEHTLPATEIPNGGGMKALRLKIKPVAIPSENIAIGNIDTTLIIRLSYD
- a CDS encoding type 1 fimbrial protein; translation: MIRKLLLFCSMIVLLSMYSLAAVAGGTTSNIGVKMRITHANCIVNGGTGFSGTYNLPLMNDQGKIIDRISYTDVPLIIDCTKGAKLGALTISFTSAKPGFQNAANGLINTTMANIALLIRWKRNGERIIDLSNTTDLLAMKDAEVRSGVYDSSLKVYPLNLNPSATSLAPGRYQADLTVNITYY